A stretch of the Thiomicrorhabdus indica genome encodes the following:
- the mnmC gene encoding bifunctional tRNA (5-methylaminomethyl-2-thiouridine)(34)-methyltransferase MnmD/FAD-dependent 5-carboxymethylaminomethyl-2-thiouridine(34) oxidoreductase MnmC gives MSKKLRILQTAQLDWRDETPLAIEFDDFYYSTEDAIAESDYVFLQHNQIEQRLKAFNDGLLGASFPLESEQIYFRQKSVFRVAETGFGTGLNFLLTMRAWFNVQAIDEQALPAGNGLSPATQLHFISFEKHPMSQVDLQRSLQAYPELSAYSDILIDHYPDLLPGWHEVLLFSGRVRLSLWLGDALQGLAECAPNAKVDAWYLDGFAPIKNPQLWNPKLYQAMVKLSHQKTTFATFTAAGEVRRGLQAVGFDVHKDSGYGKKREMCFGQIKHLRSSASKTPWFVANCPKNSQAGRVKSAVVVGAGLAGATTAYALAQAGFKVKVLESATETATQASGNLAGTLHPLVTVDWNLRSQFYQLGYNATQRWLLPWLASKKAQGDLSGMLQLAAMPIMHKRLLEALKRVPLPENYANWLEPDEASQVLGVKTHLPGMFYPNSGWIYPKSVIEHCLKHPNIELVLSCEVHDFEKVNGLWKLETSQGDFETECLVFATGSLASKLHEKLKLSIRPVKGQVTHLSSNAVKSQLNVPITHKGYSSPTAADVWVTGATFEAPSLTTDLSEEAHRENIANVQQVVAGWLSEDCTEAEHVGGRIAFRPTTPDHLPVIGQVPDWNWVEENYLQQSHTHAVYRYPEMRYQQGLFVNNGHGPRGLMSVFLAAEWLLAEIDGRESIAPESLRNACHPARFVIRQWRSGKAS, from the coding sequence ATGAGCAAAAAGCTGAGAATCCTTCAAACTGCACAACTTGATTGGCGTGATGAAACGCCTTTGGCGATTGAGTTTGATGATTTTTACTATTCGACTGAGGACGCGATAGCGGAAAGTGATTATGTGTTTTTGCAGCATAATCAAATTGAGCAACGACTGAAGGCGTTTAATGATGGCCTACTAGGTGCGTCTTTCCCTTTGGAAAGTGAGCAAATTTATTTCCGTCAAAAGTCTGTATTTCGTGTTGCTGAAACGGGGTTCGGTACGGGGCTTAATTTTTTATTGACGATGCGAGCTTGGTTTAATGTGCAAGCTATTGATGAGCAGGCGTTACCGGCCGGTAACGGTTTGTCACCAGCGACACAGTTGCATTTTATTTCTTTTGAAAAGCATCCAATGAGTCAAGTGGATTTACAGCGTTCACTACAAGCCTATCCGGAATTGTCGGCTTATTCGGACATATTGATAGATCATTACCCTGATTTATTACCTGGTTGGCACGAGGTTCTGCTGTTTTCAGGGCGTGTGCGTTTAAGCTTGTGGTTAGGGGATGCTTTGCAAGGATTGGCGGAGTGTGCCCCTAATGCAAAAGTCGACGCTTGGTATTTGGATGGCTTTGCGCCAATCAAAAACCCTCAGCTTTGGAACCCAAAGCTTTATCAGGCAATGGTAAAGCTCAGTCACCAGAAAACAACTTTTGCGACTTTTACTGCAGCTGGTGAGGTTCGTCGAGGATTACAAGCGGTTGGATTTGATGTTCATAAAGACTCTGGTTATGGCAAAAAACGGGAGATGTGTTTCGGACAGATTAAGCATCTGCGTTCAAGTGCATCCAAAACCCCTTGGTTTGTTGCAAATTGCCCGAAAAACTCTCAAGCAGGACGAGTGAAAAGCGCTGTAGTCGTGGGTGCTGGTTTGGCAGGTGCAACCACCGCTTACGCCTTGGCTCAGGCTGGGTTTAAAGTGAAGGTGTTGGAGTCTGCAACAGAGACTGCGACTCAGGCATCGGGAAATTTAGCGGGAACGTTACATCCTCTAGTGACTGTGGATTGGAATTTGCGCTCACAATTTTACCAACTGGGATATAACGCAACGCAACGTTGGTTATTGCCTTGGCTAGCAAGTAAGAAAGCACAAGGTGATTTATCCGGTATGTTGCAATTGGCGGCGATGCCAATCATGCATAAACGATTGTTGGAAGCGCTTAAACGAGTACCTTTGCCAGAAAATTATGCGAATTGGCTTGAGCCTGATGAGGCGAGTCAAGTTTTGGGCGTTAAGACACATTTGCCAGGAATGTTTTATCCAAATAGTGGTTGGATTTATCCCAAATCCGTAATCGAGCATTGCTTAAAGCATCCAAATATTGAACTGGTTTTATCTTGTGAGGTACATGATTTTGAAAAGGTTAATGGGCTTTGGAAATTAGAGACATCGCAAGGTGATTTTGAAACAGAATGCTTGGTATTTGCGACAGGCAGTTTAGCTAGTAAATTACATGAGAAATTAAAGCTTTCTATTCGACCGGTAAAGGGTCAGGTTACACATTTGTCATCAAATGCTGTGAAAAGCCAGTTAAATGTGCCAATCACGCATAAAGGCTATAGTTCGCCAACAGCGGCAGATGTATGGGTAACCGGCGCAACTTTTGAAGCACCGAGTCTAACCACCGATCTTTCGGAGGAAGCGCATCGAGAGAATATTGCCAATGTGCAACAAGTGGTTGCAGGTTGGCTCAGTGAAGATTGTACTGAGGCTGAACATGTTGGGGGGCGGATTGCATTTCGCCCGACAACGCCTGATCATTTACCCGTCATTGGGCAAGTTCCGGATTGGAATTGGGTGGAAGAAAATTATTTGCAACAATCGCACACTCACGCAGTCTATCGCTATCCAGAAATGCGCTATCAGCAAGGTTTGTTTGTGAACAACGGTCATGGGCCGCGAGGTTTAATGTCAGTGTTTTTAGCTGCTGAATGGTTATTGGCAGAAATTGATGGTCGGGAGAGCATTGCCCCAGAATCACTCAGAAATGCCTGTCACCCTGCGCGTTTTGTTATTCGTCAGTGGCGCAGTGGTAAAGCATCTTAA
- the msrB gene encoding peptide-methionine (R)-S-oxide reductase MsrB, translating into MSKTNSTLIEDEQWQDKLTDEAYQICRCGGTERAFTGKYWDHKATGIYLCACCQTPLFASSAKYDSGSGWPSFWQPINKADILEIEDFSHGMHRTEVQCANCHSHLGHVFPDGPEPTGLRYCINSASLEFEEQTAE; encoded by the coding sequence ATGTCAAAAACCAATTCAACGCTTATTGAAGACGAGCAATGGCAAGACAAACTGACCGATGAGGCATACCAAATCTGTCGTTGTGGCGGAACAGAACGCGCCTTTACAGGAAAATATTGGGATCATAAAGCCACAGGTATTTATTTATGTGCTTGCTGTCAAACACCCCTTTTTGCTTCTAGCGCCAAGTATGACTCAGGCTCGGGCTGGCCAAGCTTTTGGCAACCTATCAATAAAGCCGACATTCTCGAAATTGAAGATTTCTCTCATGGTATGCATCGTACAGAAGTTCAATGCGCAAATTGTCATAGCCATCTTGGACACGTTTTTCCAGACGGCCCTGAACCGACTGGATTACGTTATTGTATTAATTCAGCCTCCTTGGAATTTGAAGAGCAAACAGCTGAATGA